Proteins encoded by one window of Chanos chanos chromosome 7, fChaCha1.1, whole genome shotgun sequence:
- the rab3da gene encoding RAB3D, member RAS oncogene family, a, with protein sequence MASVSDPRQQSQAQKDAADQNFDYMFKLLIIGNSSVGKTSFLFRYADDSFTSAFVSTVGIDFKVKTVYRNEKRVKLQIWDTAGQERYRTITTAYYRGAMGFLLMYDITNQESFYAVQDWATQIKTYSWDNAQVILVGNKCDLEEDRLVPTEDGQRLANELGFQFFEASAKDNINVKQVFERLVDVICDKMNESMDGEPSPLANHKGPTLQDTPPEGQSGCSC encoded by the exons ATGGCGTCAGTGAGTGACCCCCGCCAGCAGTCGCAGGCGCAGAAGGACGCGGCCGATCAGAACTTCGACTACATGTTCAAACTGCTCATCATCGGGAACAGCAGCGTGGGCAAAACAAGCTTCCTGTTCCGCTACGCCGACGACTCCTTCACCTCCGCCTTCGTCAGCACCGTGGGTATCGACTTCAAGGTCAAGACCGTCTACCGGAATGAGAAGAGGGTCAAGCTCCAGATTTGG GACACGGCCGGACAGGAGAGGTACCGAACCATCACGACAGCATACTACAGAGGAGCCATGGGCTTCCTGCTTATGTATGACATCACCAACCAGGAGTCCTTCTACGCAGTGCAGGACTG GGCGACACAGATTAAGACTTACTCCTGGGACAACGCTCAGGTGATCTTAGTGGGAAACAAGTGTGACCTGGAGGAGGACAGACTGGTGCCGACCGAGGACGGGCAGAGACTGGCAAATGAGTTAG GTTTCCAGTTTTTTGAGGCCAGTGCTAAGGACAACATAAACGTGAAGCAGGTGTTTGAGAGACTCGTGGACGTCATATGTGACAAGATGAACGAGAGCATGGATGGAGAGCCGAGCCCATTGGCCAATCACAAAGGCCCCACCCTCCAGGACACGCCCCCTGAGGGTCAGAGCGGCTGCTCGTGTTAG
- the LOC115815946 gene encoding tetraspanin-1-like, whose amino-acid sequence MCHAILKIIMFVFNGTIFAAGAAILGVGIWVTVDKSSLLGILEDIEGAPPELSQLANVGYLLIAVGAVLGVMGFLGCCGAIMENKCMLLTFFIIILIIFIAEVAGAIVVLVFQPVVGELLEKFGEEVAKTIEEKYGTPGGETFTSSWNTIMKEFKCCGYNNYTDFSSTLPQLPKECCEMSADTCTRPAAEAADVTGCFKTLLTFIEDNIVIIAGVALGIAALEIAAMIVSMILYNKVGK is encoded by the exons ATGTGTCACGCAATTCTTAAAATCATCATGTTTGTCTTCAACGGCACAATTTTT gccgcTGGTGCTGCTATCTTGGGTGTGGGCATATGGGTGACAGTGGACAAGAGTTCTCTACTGGGAATACTGGAAGATATTGAAGGTGCGCCCCCTGAACTGAGCCAGCTGGCCAATGTAGGGTACCTGCTGATCGCCGTGGGCGCTGTGCTGGGCGTTATGGGATTCCTGGGCTGCTGCGGAGCCATCATGGAGAACAAATGCATGCTCCTGACC ttcttcatcatcattctcATCATCTTCATCGCAGAAGTAGCCGGAGCTATAGTGGTTTTGGTTTTCCAGCCTGTG GTCGGGGAACTCCTGGAAAAATTTGGTGAAGAAGTCGCAAAGACCATCGAGGAGAAATATGGCACACCGGGGGGAGAGACATTTACCAGTTCTTGGAACACCATCATGAAGGAA tTCAAATGCTGTGGATACAACAACTACACTGACTTTTCATCAACACTCCCTCAACTCCCTAAGGAATGTTGTGAAATGTcagcagacacatgcacacgcccTGCAGCTGAAGCTGCA gaTGTGACTGGCTGTTTTAAAACTCTGCTGACCTTTATCGAGGACAATATCGTCATCATCGCAGGAGTGGCACTTGGTATCGCGGCTCTAGAG ATTGCCGCCATGATCGTTTCCATGATTCTGTACAATAAAGTTGGAAAATGA
- the LOC115816634 gene encoding transcription elongation factor 1 homolog, giving the protein MGRRKSKRKPPPKKKLTGNLDTQFTCPFCNHEKSCDVKMERSRNTGIISCTVCLEEFQTPITYLSEPVDVYSDWIDACEAANQ; this is encoded by the exons atggGTCGTCGCAAGTCGAAGAGAAAGCCCCCGCCTAAAAAGAAACTAACTGGGAACCTGGACACTCAGTTTACCTGTCCTTTCTGCAACCACGAGAAGTCCTGCGAtgtcaaaat GGAACGCAGCAGAAACACGGGAATCATATCTTGTACAGTTTGCTTGGAGGAATTCCAGACACCTATCACCT ATCTTTCAGAGCCGGTGGACGTGTACAGCGATTGGATAGACGCGTGTGAAGCAGCCAATCAGTGA
- the pld6 gene encoding mitochondrial cardiolipin hydrolase, whose protein sequence is MSMKEVLKLVGLGALAVTLGVECLDWLARRLWPGRGSHGPLNEVLFFPSPPACVEHLFTPARTLPCSCSLPHGVETSFGKMLGHVLSAKVSLDLCVFSFSHVELCRAVLLLHSRGIAVRVLTDADYMLITGSQIGALRRAGICVRHDVSNAVHMHHKFALVDRRKLITGSLNWTLTAVQSNKENVMVTEEPDLVPPYQKEFESLWEASDPGKRHPHSFSQSDFSGHAA, encoded by the exons ATGTCCATGAAAGAGGTGTTAAAGCTCGTGGGATTGGGTGCTTTGGCTGTCACTCTGGGAGTGGAGTGCCTGGATTGGTTGGCCCGTCGTCTTTGGCCGGGACGAGGCTCCCATGGCCCCCTGAACGAAGTCCTCTTCTTCCCATCCCCACCCGCCTGTGTGGAACACCTCTTCACACCTGCGAGGACGCTTCCATG CTCATGTTCCCTCCCCCACGGTGTGGAGACATCATTCGGTAAGATGCTGGGTCACGTCCTGTCTGCGAAAGTGTCGCTGGACCTGTGCGTTTTCTCGTTCTCTCACGTGGAGCTGTGTCGAGCGGTGTTGCTGCTCCACAGCCGTGGAATTGCCGTCCGGGTCCTCACCGACGCAGACTACATGCTCATCACTGGATCCCAGATTGGCGCCCTCCGCAGGGCAG GGATCTGTGTTAGACATGACGTAAGCAACGCAGTGCACATGCATCACAAGTTCGCACTGGTGGACAGACGCAAACTCATCACGGGCTCTCTCAACTGGACGCTGACCGCCGTCCAGAGCAACAAGGAGAACGTCATGGTAACGGAGGAGCCGGACTTAGTGCCGCCCTATCAGAAGGAGTTTGAGAGTCTCTGGGAAGCCAGTGACCCAGGAAAACGCCACCCACATTCTTTCAGCCAATCGGATTTCAGTGGACACGCAGCCTAA